From Pogoniulus pusillus isolate bPogPus1 chromosome 16, bPogPus1.pri, whole genome shotgun sequence, a single genomic window includes:
- the BSN gene encoding protein bassoon isoform X3 codes for MRGRGQPGPPAEGPRKMLQVDARSQGSGRSPSVSPDRGSTPTSPYSVPQIAPLPSSTLCPICKTTELTSSSGQPNFNACTQCHSKVCNQCGFNPNPHLTQVKEWLCLNCQMQRALGMDMTTAPRSKSQQQLHSPSPSPSHSPAKHPTPSAVDKSPSATRTLPPEPPKPQPATPQREPHGQGQPKPQEAARSSPQHQQAKPSSSEQRKMTGDAGVKPAAPAPGAGAQEQPQEGLTGKLFGFGASLLTQASTLMSVQPEAPPPSQASPGKVPPKIVFSDASKEAGPKAPGAQGRAGATPATKPSKPEQGVKPKEVPKAKVSCPLCKAEINVGSSEPPNYNTCTTCHQQVCNMCGFNPTPHLVEKNEWLCLNCQTQRLLEGSLGDPAPVPMPTPKQTPTSSPQHRPPAAGQQQRAPAPSPAEPAVPSERQSSPAKTLRATEQSRTQSPAPAEKKPPPPAEEKPLPKAVPEPSRAPESTASKGKSITPKPEVESKESRAPPEAPRAKEQEDGSKPYPPDLSRSPQSLSDTGYSSDGISSSQSEITGLVQQEEEKLSGTGLAGQSPPSPSELTKLESSMRPLLEGRGAPPEPAERSKGSTELREEQRQRQRPRYLSIAPEAFDSDEELEDILEEDEDSMDWENRRERRESAESSDEFGSKLRHDYVEDSSEGGFSPVPPRSKGREAEVSDEEFMRRQILEMSAEEDNLEEEEEGYGRAKYSIPKTGQKAEAEKGKEPALTKRRLPHGASSMYTEERKDMEVAEGDDLSTAQGGLRRFKTIELNSTTGYGREMEMGQEADTSMDREPELEMESLTGSPEERSRGEYSSTLPATTPSYTSGTSPTSISSLEEDSDSSPSRRQRLEEVKQQRKARHRSHGPLLPTIEDSSEEEELREEEELLREQEKMREVEQQRIRSTARKTKRDKEELRAQRRRERSKTPPSNLSPIEDASPTEELRQAAEMEELHRSSCSEYSPSIDSEAESFDAVTSKLYKSGSEYNLPTFMSLYSPTEKGESSPSQTTSKPLKSAEEAYEEMMRKAEMMQKQQVQQGQPAVSYSSTYQQVSYRGTGAQNGFEYQYAEEYQYDGGSSRPSQPSYPSALPKVGAVYEEILQTSQSISRMHQSSSFDLALEQSQKAKGQEEVYPEKHFLNAESAYADLMKQNGGPLTPGTSPTQLSAPVSFSTSDSGTAKAIPDVRVTQHFAKEGQDLAKLQSTPAAPSPVPKAASTPYTYSKGTSTVTTVASGPASAPRSYSSPTPEAPSVASRSYTPVKTTVSYGSQTEDTSRSKAVVEISVQTAREKLPTVSDSKPPAPKTYPFFKSSSPPLSPTSPTQSPTRTTKATAEFSTQTQSPLLPYEGLSATTAIPATSSPMVAQGTQTPHRSGSPRLTRQASSQDAPFMVITLAADAASQTKPVSSGSLTSPTSSPTRPSQQLPAHGYSQTPEQEQPPGAYVRAQSVKEHAQKAPAVTSATDGITGLYGWGALPAENISLCRISSIPGTSRVEPGPKVPSTNAVDLRTALKSAPIIITDQGMDLTSLATEARKYCLTLDHIPSRQSTAIQPLIINLNAQEQPHAIIAAASTASLAIASPMILSQSKQPMVYGDPFQSRMDFGQGTGSPVCLAQVKQVEQGVQTAAVRASGAAGSKPEPTAAPQTKFARYSLPGQMVKKDVLIAQTGGTQNTGGLPQTFPTDPGSELYRAVPVELKSQSPLLALGGKKSQVMMVQMEEAAAGPVTKVLKEEPPDNVLDLTGMKPESQVACCDMVYKFPFGGSCTGAFNPTSKMPEKKAGEAVAPVRKASGPLYGGRESELPDTFPYREQPAPAPPLYEEQKFYSTGNFGRLYSSMSDTNLSEIGMNYYPMKGDQPFHSPAGDAAVDLSTMKHSYSVGFAEGGYLGQGLQYGSFSDLRQPADMLGHPLPMRRYSSVSNIYSDYRFSPRGDLASFQESSLAHYSATTAREISRMCAALNSMDQYGGRHTNGPDMLPYGPSAGPGGTGGMTAQQQGPTPAKPGGMYNPTFPEARQGFGSLAHYNVPGIRLGAVRQMFPSTATVRAADGMIYSTINTPIASTLPITTQPASVLRPMLRGLYRPYGPGSVAAVPLASLTRLPVVTPRVPLATQGLYRYPAPSRPAPAASLMETPVYLGKPVSTAPVAAGAGPTIKAPAAATSGLQRVEPAGAAPRAEAPVASAAPSAASKDSGQAATVPKAPLEGTQREEREREEERQRKQQEHVLQLERERVELEKLRQMRLQEELERERAELQRHREKEQLLVQRELQELQCIKQQVLQQQQEERHAQLALQREQLAQQRLQLEHIHQLQHQLQQQLEEQKRQKTIFPVPAEPTARLPEGPTEVPRGVPHNGQAWLPPSQAPPEGSAGPRYPMPQRPLSSSASDMSLQIEESWEPGRGIKKRNSMPRLRDAYEKEATREAFAARKTADSSVQTDEEDGEERYLLSRRRRARRSTDCSVQTDEEDSGEWEQPVRRRRPRTSRHADSGTEGKAEGAARGTASVGIQTISDCSVQTEPDQLLRVSPSIHITTHDPRVEIVKYISAPEKTQRGESLACQTEPEPAPQPGIVVPQLTVPTTIPPYSTNIQMVSTGPLDPHTVRQQTLGKFEKKKPDPLEIGYQSHLPAESLSQLVTRQPPRSPQVLYSPVSPLSPHRLLESSFATSERLNKAHVPPQKHFTADSAQRQQTLPRPIKTMQRSLSDPKPISPTAEEASKDRFSLYQHSLLPGTQVAGLQSSPLARKVKRTLPSPPPEEPHVPLASPATSQLYLSSLATKATAPVTKASLLKELDRDLRLVEHEATKLRKKQAELDEEEKEIDAKLKYLELGITQRKESLLKERGGPRDHPYLHFPGDRRDYLSDSELHRLRLAAYDGTGLRPAPTGQFPDFASTPASYNAYPYPTPQGPTTFPQARLQPPQYPTASTTQDELQTTPLPTFASPSTFPAPGTAYSELGTPGQPGFRPQNPYQAPSAFSGAASAPVAQPTLFQSPADIASGHQKPRQTSLADLEQKIPTNYEVIGAATSSSAVPDVTFSTAPVSGSYEQYKAPEARTSERASTAQGPSASFSSESLYTNLEQNIPRNYVMIEDISELTKESPAVEGQKGEPVGTGADSRHGREKTELGDAESSSRPCCYAKAEEESEEDIYDHHGSDYRGKNSYHRGMESNGRVSGSSTSSSYYYGDSEYRHASRVDKHGPGAPLPKHSSKNLAPAVVSSKRSKHRKQGMEQKISKFSPIEEAKDVESDLASYAVTTSVGSSNVASRAKKMQEEITYGLKKNVYEQQKYYGVSSRDLVDEEERVYSASSRTRSSGYGVEKSSSREVGSRSKSYEREGMERSQKGSSKPSSLGMSQSRGRPPIRTQPSEEESPVSPLGKSVGGSRTAGGPGPQSAGDPCSPFCSSHSLPDVQKHIKDVPRSHSYKHEEGYGMDDAHCVVSDSEAYHLGQEETDWFDKPREARAERVRHYGGHSSSQKRTPVKHTYHDYDEPPDEDMWHHDDYPQHREHRHHGEYGRHTGTSRHASDEPPRRSTKQHPREPGRHEPRGHEPRTAPKKAQQSESRAPAPYGPSSAEYGPPSRSSAHHHGAETPKTQKPSQPHGSATSALKPEALAHPQQPAARQQQSGQQAARQQPAVRQAAQPVGSAQPEARGRTQGPPSSRPPQQQPGPAQAAGKAPATQHAQPGGHPVPAPKAEQTDTSKPAAKVPQQPGRAPTAQPLGAADSKAGPRTAGPRGPTGMATGQPGAEGESVFSKILPGGAAEQAGKLTEAVSAFGKKFTSFW; via the exons GTGAAGGAATGGTTGTGCTTGAACTGCCAGATGCAGCGAGCGCTGGGGATGGATATGACCACCGCTCCTCGCTccaagagccagcagcagcttcactcTCCTTCACCAtccccctcccactccccagcCAAGCACCCGACACCCTCAGCTGTGGATAAGTCCCCATCAGCCACCCGCACCCTGCCACCTGAGCCACCCAAACCTCAACCCGCTACACCCCAGAGGGAACCACACGGCCAAGGCCAGCCAAAACCTCAGGAGGCGGCCAGGTCCTCCCCGCAGCATCAGCAAGCCAAGCCTTCCTCTTCTGAGCAGAGAAAGATGACGGGAGACGCGGGGGTGAagccagctgccccagcccctggggctggagcacaagagcagccccaggaggggctcacaggGAAGCTCTTTGGCTTTGGGGCGTCCCTCCTGACCCAGGCGAGCACGCTCATGTCTGTCCAGCCAGAAGCACCCCCTCCAAGCCAGGCGTCTCCTGGCAAAGTGCCTCCAAAAATCGTGTTCAGTGATGCCAGCAAAGAAGCTGGTCCCAAAGCCCCGGGGGCACAGGGCCGGGCTGGTGCCACACCGGCCACAAAGCCGAGCAAGCCGGAGCAGGGTGTCAAGCCAAAGGAAGTGCCGAAAGCAAAGGTCTCGTGCCCCCTCTGCAAAGCGGAGATCAACGTGGGCTCCAGCGAGCCCCCCAACTACAATACCTGCACAACCTGCCACCAGCAGGTCTGCAACATGTGTGGCTTCAACCCTACGCCTCACCTGGTGGAG AAAAACGAATGGCTGTGCTTGAACTGCCAAACTCAGCGCCTGCTTGAAGGCAGCCTCGGTGACCCTGCCCCAGTGCCGATGCCTACCCCAAAGCAAACGCCCACCAGCTCCCCGCAGCACCGGCCGCCGGCcgctggccagcagcagagagccccCGCGCCGTCACCTGCCGAGCCGGCGGTACCCTCTGAGCGGCAGTCTTCACCGGCAAAGACTCTGCGGGCtactgagcagagcaggacccagagccctgccccagctgaaaAGAAGCCCCCACCGCCAGCCGAGGAAAAGCCACTGCCCAAAGCTGTCCCAGAGCCTTCCAGAGCTCCAGAGAGCACTGCATCAAAGGGGAAGAGCATAACCCCCAAACCAGAGGTGGAGAGCAAGGAGAGCCGGGCACCCCCCGAGGCACCGCGGGCAAAGGAGCAGGAG GACGGGAGTAAGCCTTACCCGCCGGACCTGTCCCGCAGCCCCCAGAGCCTGAGTGACACTGGCTACTCTTCTGATGGCATCTCCAGCTCACAGAGCGAGATCACCGGCCTGGTGcagcaagaggaagagaagctgaGCGGCACTGGGTTGGCTGGGCAGagtccccccagcccctccgaGCTGAccaagctggaaagcagcatgaGGCCCCTGCTAGAAGGGCGAGGTGCTCCACCAGAGCCTGCAGAGCGtagcaaaggctccacagagctGCGAGAGGAGCAGCGGCAACGGCAGCGCCCGCGGTACCTCTCCATTGCCCCCGAAGCCTTTGACTCTGATGAGGAGCTAGAGGACATcctggaggaggatgaggactCGATGGATTGGGAGAACCGGCGGGAGCGGCGGGAGAGTGCCGAGTCCTCAGACGAGTTTGGTAGCAAGCTGCGGCACGACTACGTGGAGGACAGCAGTGAAGGGGGCTTCTCACCGGTGCCCCCGCGGTCCAAGGGCCGGGAGGCAGAGGTGAGCGACGAGGAGTTCATGCGGAGGCAGATCCTGGAGATGAGTGCTGAGGAGGACaacctggaggaggaggaggaagggtacGGGCGTGCCAAGTACAGCATTCCCAAAACCGGGCAGaaggctgaggcagagaagggcaaagagccGGCATTGACCAAGCGGCGCCTGCCACATGGTGCCAGCAGCATGTacacagaggagaggaaggataTGGAGGTGGCAGAGGGCGACGACTTGAGCACAGCCCAGGGTGGTCTGCGGCGCTTCAAGACCATTGAGCTGAACAGCACAACTGGCTATGGCCGGGAGATGGAGATGGGCCAGGAGGCAGACACCAGCATGGACCGGGAGCCTGAGCTGGAGATGGAGAGCCTGACAGGTTCTCCAGAGGAGCGCTCCCGGGGCGAGTACTCCTCCACTCTGCCGGCCACAACGCCCAGCTACACCTCAGGCACCTCACCCACAtccatctcctccctggaggaggaCAGCGACAGCAGTCCCAGCCGCCGGCAGCGGCTAGAGGAggtgaagcagcagaggaaggctcGACATCGCTCCCATGgccccttgctgcccaccaTTGAGGATTCAtccgaggaggaggagctgcgggaggaagaggagctgctgcgGGAGCAGGAGAAGATGCGGGAGGTAGAGCAGCAGCGCATCCGGAGTACAGCACGCAAGACCAAGCGTGacaaggaggagctgagagctcaGCGGAGGAGGGAGCGCTCCAAAACTCCCCCCAGCAACCTCTCTCCCATCGAAGATGCCTCCCCCACTGAGGAGCTGCggcaagcagcagagatggaGGAGCTGCACCGCTCGTCCTGCTCTGAATACTCACCCTCCATCGACTCGGAGGCAGAGAGCTTTGACGCTGTGACCTCCAAGCTGTACAAGTCAGGCAGCGAATACAACCTGCCCACCTTCATGTCACTATACTCCCCGAcggagaagggagagagcagccccagccagaCCACCAGCAAGCCCCTCAAGAGTGCTGAGGAAGCTTATGAGGAGATGATGAGGAAGGCAGAGatgatgcagaagcagcaggtccAACAAGGCCAGCCAGCTGTTTCCTACAGCAGCACCTACCAGCAGGTCAGCTACCGTGGCACCGGGGCCCAGAATGGCTTTGAGTACCAGTATGCAGAGGAGTACCAGTATGATGGTGGCTCCTCAcgcccctcccagcccagctatCCCAGTGCCCTGCCAAAGGTGGGAGCAGTGTATGAGGAGATCCTGCAGACCTCGCAGAGCATCTCCAGGATGCACCAATCCTCCTCCTTTGACTTGGCCCTTGAGCAGAGCCAGAAGGcaaaggggcaggaggaggtgtaCCCAGAGAAGCACTTCCTCAATGCCGAGAGCGCCTATGCTGACCTGATGAAGCAGAATGGTGGTCCGCTCACTCCTGGCACCAGCCCCACACAGCTCTCCGCTCCTGTCTCCTTTTCCACCTCTGACAGCGGCACAGCCAAGGCCATTCCTGATGTCCGGGTCACCCAGCATTTTGCAAAAGAAGGTCAAGACCTAGCCAAGCTCCAGAGCACCCCAGCAGCACCTAGCCCAGTGCCCAAGGCTGCCAGCACTCCTTACACCTACAGCAAAGGTACCAGCACAGTGACAACAGTGGCAAGCGGCCCTGCGAGTGCACCACGGAGCTACAGCTCCCCAACTCCAGAGGCCCCATCTGTAGCCAGCAGAAGCTACACTCCAGTGAAGACCACTGTCAGCTACGGCTCACAGACAGAGGACACCAGCAGAAGCAAGGCGGTTGTAGAGATCAGTGTACAGACAGCCAGGGAGAAGCTCCCAACAGTGAGCGACAGCAAGCCCCCAGCACCCAAGACATACCCCTTCTTCaagagctccagccctccactCTCACCCACCTCCCCCACACAGAGTCCCACCCGAACCACAAAGGCCACGGCAGAGTTttccacacagacacagagcccCCTTCTTCCCTATGAGGGTctctctgccaccactgccATCCCTGCCACCTCTTCCCCCATGGTGGCACAGGGAACACAAACACCACACCGGTCAGGTTCACCACGTTTGACCCGACAGGCTTCGTCACAGGATGCCCCCTTCATGGTGATCACTCTGGCAGCTGATGCGGCCAGCCAAACCAAGCCAGTCAGCTCTGGCTCCTTGACATCCCCCACCTCATCACCTACCAGgccaagccagcagctgccagcacatggCTACAGCCAGacaccagagcaggagcagccaccaGGCGCCTATGTCAGGGCACAGTCAGTGAAGGAGCATGCCCAGAAGGCACCTGCTGTGACTTCAGCCACTGATGGCATCACTGGGCTGTATGGCTGGGGAGCACTCCCTGCAGAAAACATCTCCCTCTGCCGCATCTCCTCCATCCCTGGTACATCTCGGGTCGAGCCAGGACCCAAAGTGCCGAGCACTAATGCTGTGGACTTACGGACTGCGCTGAAGTCTGCCCCCATCATTATAACAGACCAAGGCATGGATCTCACCTCCTTGGCCACTGAGGCCAGGAAGTACTGTCTGACCTTGGACCACATCCCAAGTCGGCAATCCACCGCCATCCAGCCTTTGATTATCAACCTCAAtgcccaggagcagccccaTGCCATCAtcgcagcagccagcactgccagcctggccatCGCCTCTCCCATGATCCTCTCACAGTCCAAGCAGCCCATGGTCTATGGAGACCCTTTCCAGAGCCGGATGGACTTTGGGCAGGGGACCGGGAGCCCTGTGTGCTTGGCACAGGTGAAGCAGGTGGAGCAGGGTGTCCAGACAGCTGCTGTCAGAGCCAgtggggcagctggcagcaaacctgagcccactgcagcccctcagaCCAAGTTTGCAAGGTACAGCCTGCCAGGCCAAATGGTGAAGAAGGATGTGCTCATTGCTCAGACTGGTGGAACACAGAACACTGGTGGCCTCCCACAGACCTTCCCAACAGACCCTGGTTCAGAGTTGTACCGGGCGGTGCCAGTGGAGCTGAAGAGCCAGAGccctctccttgccctgggAGGCAAGAAGTCCCAGGTGATGATGGTGCAgatggaggaggcagcagctggcccaGTGACCAAAGTGCTGAAGGAGGAGCCGCCAGACAATGTGCTGGACCTCACCGGCATGAAGCCAGAGAGCCAGGTGGCCTGTTGTGACATGGTCTACAAGTTCCCCTTTGGTGGCAGCTGTACTGGTGCTTTCAACCCCACCTCTAAGATGCcagagaagaaagctggggaggcagtGGCCCCTGTCCGGAAAGCCAGTGGCCCCCTCTATGGCGGCAGAGAATCAGAGCTGCCAGACACTTTCCCTTACCgggagcagccagccccagcacctccactCTATGAGGAGCAGAAGTTTTACTCCACTGGCAACTTTGGCCGCCTCTACTCCTCTATGTCAGACACAAACCTCTCTGAAATTGGGATGAACTATTACCCCATGAAGGGGGACCAGCCCTTCCACTCCCCAGCAGGTGATGCCGCTGTGGACCTCAGCACCATGAAGCACTCCTACAGTGTGGGCTTCGCTGAGGGAGGTTACCTGGGCCAGGGGCTGCAGTACGGCTCCTTCTCTGACCTTCGCCAGCCAGCAGACATGCTGGGCCACCCACTCCCCATGCGGAGGTACAGCTCAGTCTCCAACATCTACTCTGACTACCGCTTCTCACCCCGGGGGGATCTGGCCAGCTTCCAGGAGTCCAGCCTGGCCCACTACAGTGCCACTACGGCACGTGAGATCAGTCGCATGTGTGCTGCCCTCAACTCCATGGACCAGTATGGGGGCCGGCACACCAATGGCCCTGACATGCTGCCCTACGGCCCTAGTGCTGGGCCAGGGGGCACAGGAGGAatgacagctcagcagcagggcccTACACCCGCCAAACCTGGGGGGATGTACAACCCAACCTTCCCCGAGGCACGGCAGGGCTTTGGCAGCCTGGCACATTACAATGTCCCTGGTATCCGTCTAGGCGCTGTCCGGCAGATGTTCCCTTCCACCGCCACCGTGCGAGCCGCCGATGGCATGATCTACTCCACCATCAACACACCCATTGCCTCCACACTGCCCATCACCACGCAGCCAGCCTCAGTTCTGCGGCCCATGCTGCGTGGTCTCTACAGACCGTATGGCCCCGGCAGCGTGGCAGCTGTCCCTCTGGCCAGCTTGACCAGGCTGCCAGTCGTCACCCCACGTGTCCCACTGGCAACACAGGGCCTCTACCGCTACCCAGCCCCAAGCcggccagccccagcagcctcactGATGGAGACACCTGTCTACCTGGGCAAGCCTGTTAGCACTGCACCAGTGGCAGCAGGTGCTGGTCCCACTATCAaagcccctgctgcagccaccagtggTTTGCAAAGAGTGgaaccagcaggagctgctcctcgtGCTGAGGCACCAGTGGCATCAGCAGCACCTTCAGCGGCCAGCAAGGACAGTGGGCAAGCAGCCACGGTGCCCAAAGCACCACTGGAAGGGACTCAGCGGGAGGAGCGGGAGCGGGAAGAGGAACGGCAGCGCAAGCAGCAGGAGCacgtgctgcagctggagcggGAGCGTgtggagctggagaagctgcGGCAAATGCGGCTCCAGGAGGAGCTTGAACGGGAGCGTGCAGAGCTGCAGCGGCATCGGGAAAAGGAGCAACTGTTGGTGCAgcgggagctgcaggagctgcagtgcatcaagcagcaggtgctgcagcagcagcaagaggagcgGCATGCACAGCTGGCCCTGCAGCGGGAGCAGCTCGCCCAGCAACGCCTCCAACTTGAGCACATCCACCAGCTtcagcaccagctgcagcaaCAGCTGGAGGAACAGAAGCGTCAGAAGACCATCTTCCCTGTGCCCGCCGAGCCCACTGCCCGCCTGCCCGAGGGTCCCACTGAGGTGCCACGGGGCGTGCCACACAATGGGCAGGCATGGCTGCCACCAAGCCAGGCGCCACCAGAGGGGTCTGCCGGCCCTCGCTACCCCATGCCGCAGCGACcactcagcagctcagcctcgGACATGTCACTGCAAATCGAGGAGTCCTGGGAGCCTGGCCGGGGCATCAAGAAGAGGAACTCAATGCCACGGCTGCGGGATGCCTATGAGAAAGAGGCAACAAGAGAGGCCTTTGCAGCAAGGAAGAcagcagacagcagtgtgcagacAGATGAGGAAGATGGAGAAGAGCGGTACCTGCTATCACGGCGGCGGCGGGCACGGCGCAGCACTGACTGCAGTGTGCAGACAGACGAGGAGGACAGTGGAGAATGGGAACAGCCTGTTCGCCGCCGGCGACCCCGGACCTCACGGCATGCTGATTCTGGCACCGAGGGCAAGGCAGAGGGGGCGGCCCGTGGCACAGCCAGTGTGGGCATTCAGACCATCAGTGACTGCTCAGTGCAGACAGAGCCTGACCAGCTTCTCCGCGTCTCTCCATCCATCCACATCACCACCCATGATCCCCGAGTGGAGATTGTAAAGTACATCTCGGCCCCAGAAAAAACACAGCGAGGCGAGAGCCTGGCCTGTCAGACAGAGCCGGAGCCAGCTCCCCAGCCCGGCATAGTAGTCCCCCAACTGACGGTCCCCACCACCATCCCACCCTACTCCACCAACATCCAGATGGTGAGCACTGGCCCCTTGGACCCTCACACTGTCCGACAGCAGACTCTGGGCAAGTTCGAGAAGAAGAAACCGGATCCCCTGGAAATTGGCTACCAGTCCCATTTGCCTGCCGAGTCCCTCTCCCAGCTGGTGACCCGCCAGCCACCCCGCTCTCCCCAGGTCCTCTACTCGCCTGTCTCCCCGCTGTCCCCTCACCGCCTCCTTGAGTCCTCTTTCGCCACCAGTGAGCGGCTGAACAAGGCTCACGTTCCCCCGCAGAAGCACTTCACTGCTGACTCAGCCCAGCGCCAGCAGACGCTGCCACGCCCTATCAAGACCATGCAGCGCTCCCTCTCCGATCCCAAGCCCATCAGCCCCACCGCCGAGGAGGCCAGCAAGGACAGGTTCTCCCTCTACCAgcactcactgctccctggcacccaG GTGGCAGGGCTGCAGTCAAGCCCACTGGCACGCAAGGTGAAGCGGACGCTGCCCAGCCCACCTCCCGAGGAGCCCCACGTTCCCCTGGCTAGCCCAGCCACCTCCCAGCTCtacctgagcagcctggccaccaaGGCCACTGCACCAGTCACCAAGGCCAgcctgctgaaggagctggaccGTGACCTGCGGCTGGTGGAACATGAGGCCACCAAACTGCGGaagaagcaggcagagctggacgaggaagagaaagagattgATGCTAAGCTGAAGTACCTGgagctgggcatcacccagcgcAAGGAGTCACTGCTAAAGGAGCGGGGTGGCCCACGGGACCATCCTTACCTGCACTTCCCTGGGGACCGCCGCGACTACCTGTCCGACAGCGAGCTGCACAGACTGCGTCTTGCTGCTTACGATGGCACTGGCTTGCGCCCCGCACCCACCGGGCAGTTCCCTGACTTTGCCTCCACCCCTGCCTCATACAATGCCTACCCATACCCCACCCCGCAGGGTCCCACCACCTTCCCACAGGCAcgtctgcagcctccccagtaCCCTACAGCCAGCACCACACAGGATGAACTGCAGACAACCCCACTGCCCACCTTTGCCtcacccagcaccttcccagcccctggcactgcctacTCAGAGCTGGGCACCCCAGGCCAGCCAGGCTTCCGGCCTCAAAACCCCTACCAAGCCCCAAGCGCCTTTTCTGGGGCAGCCAGTGCACCAGTAGCACAGCCAACCCTcttccagagccctgcagacatAGCTAGTGGGCACCAGAAGCCACGGCAGACATCTCTGGCTGACCTGGAGCAGAAGATCCCCACTAACTACGAGGTCATAGGTGCAGCtaccagctcctctgctgttcCTGATGTCACCTTTAGCACTGCACCAGTGAGTGGCAGCTATGAGCAATACAAAGCACCTGAAGCCCGAACATCTGAGagagccagcacagcacagggcccCTCGGCCAGCTTCTCTTCTGAGTCCCTCTACACTAACCTGGAGCAGAACATCCCTCGTAACTACGTAATGATAGAAGAcatcagtgaactcaccaaggAGAGCCCAGCAGTGGAGGGGCAGAAAGGGGAGCCAGTGGGCACAGGTGCTGACAGCCGCCATGGCAGAGAGAAGACTGAGCTGGGGGATGCTGAGAGCTCCAGCCGGCCCTGCTGCTACGCCAAAGCTGAGGAGGAGTCTGAGGAGGACATCTATGACCACCATGGCTCCGACTATCGAGGGAAGAACAGCTACCACAGGGGCATGGAGAGTAATGGCAGAGTGTCAGGGAGCTCCACGAGCTCATCCTACTACTATGGGGACAGTGAATACCGGCATGCCTCAAGGGTGGACAAGCACGGCCCTGGTGCACCGCTACCAAAGCATTCATCCAAGAACCTGGCACCTGCTGTTGTGTCCTCGAAGCGCAGCAAGCACAGGAAGCAGGGCATGGAGCAGAAGATCTCCAAGTTCTCCCCCATTGAAGAAGCCAAAGATGTGGAATCGGACTTGGCCTCTTATGCAGTGACAACCTCAGTTGGAAGCAGCAATGTGGCCTCCAGGGCTAAGAAGATGCAGGAGGAGATCACCTATGGCCTAAAGAAGAATGTCTATGAGCAGCAGAAGTACTACGGTGTCTCCAGCCGGGATCTGGTGGACGAGGAGGAGCGGGTCtattctgccagcagcagaacccgCTCCTCTGGCTATGGGGTGGAGAAATCCTCCAGCCGGGAGGTGGGCAGTAGAAGCAAGTCCTATGAGCGGGAGGGTATGGAGCGCTCCCAGAAAGGCAGCTCCAAGCCCTCATCCCTTGGCATGAGCCAGAGCCGTGGGCGACCACCCATCCGCACACAGCCCTCAGAGGAGGAGAGCCCCGTCAGCCCTCTGGGGAAGTCAGTGGGTGGGTCACGCACTGCAGGGGGACCCGGCCCCCAGTCGGCGGGGGACCCCTGCTCCCCATTCTGCTCCAGCCACTCGTTGCCTGATGTGCAAAAGCACATCAAAGACGTGCCAAGGAGTCACTCGTACAAGCACGAGGAGGGCTACGGCATGGACGATGCCCATTGCGTTGTCTCGGACAGTGAAG CCTATCATTTGGGTCAGGAGGAGACAGACTGGTTTGATAAGCCCAGAGAGGCACGAGCAGAGAGGGTCAGGCACTACGGTGGCCACTCTTCCTCGCAGAAGAGAACCCCAGTTAAGCACACCTACCACGACTACGATGAGCCCCCCGATGAGGACATGTGGCATCACGATGACTACCCCCAGCACCGTGAGCACCGCCACCATGGAGAGTACGGGCGCCACACTGGCACTTCCCGGCATGCCAGTGACGAGCCCCCACGCCGCTCAACCAAGCAACATCCACGAGAGCCTGGCCGCCATGAACCCCGTGGCCACGAGCCCCGCACTGCTCCCAAGAAGGCACAGCAGTCTGAGTCCCGCGCACCTGCCCCCTatggccccagctctgctgagtacGGCCCACCATCCCGCAGCAGTGCTCACCATCATGGCGCTGAGACCCCCAAGACACAGAAGC